A single genomic interval of Gossypium raimondii isolate GPD5lz chromosome 11, ASM2569854v1, whole genome shotgun sequence harbors:
- the LOC105804141 gene encoding uncharacterized protein At4g38062, protein MEKVYEELEKVKFENEKLRSDLKSKAELYEHLKKFQNEQSTKLHEASSKIEKQAQQLLEKEEEISVVTRANEDLKCNLKEKESIIKHLNAANDKLRAERDGKNQKWEQENGRLVLALDEANEKSIDLEKKMDMLKAEIESLKAQLSVSQKKHSEAEKKAKNQKDLRERDDLLVKVEEDMKKVEHQLKWKKEQFKHLEEAHDRLRNQFKESEKEWEKEKCTLFDEISSLQTRLDSQIRITGDLQSRLQMCNQSLAHEETRRKYLEVEISEFKTRFEKSFAECQDAKSQLECLNSQRDKEVATLRHVLGTKESFYKEMEYRAGKLEEENQELLASLKELQEARIQEAGNSSSLSKLKNKLKSVEQMHKDCSSNLRTKEAEWNSQREEMMKKLNDYSSQLKTKDAALNVLETELESCLSSAVQLKLQNEEISIMMVLLKSGMFEAQLKLANAEAELGLHQKEGVENLSILRQQLEVKNTALANAQRDITEERERTAILSRKVDNLAQLEDKHQLMEKEVNTCKTILEESSKCQLWLKEQALQMETDSKEKIREVCDALDVANSQLAEEQEKVASLLSRVESLDLIEGQRFLMQKELKRYKERLEEASRCQIHLEEQALQRETESKEKLSKVCNALEAAKSELSKERERAVSLTKRVESLDLIEGQRFLMQKELERYKERLEEASRYQIHLEEQALQREAESKEKLSEVCNALEAAKSELSKERERAVSLMERVESLDLIEGQRFLMQKELERYKERLEEASRCQIHLEEQALQREAESKEKLSEVCNALEAAKSELSKERERAVSLTERVESLDHLEEQWLQKQDEVERYKKMLEEACRSQSQLEEQVGHMKKEFGEKLEAAFDALETVKSELAKERERTASLMKRVEQWALRQKDLDKYKERFEESFRCQLQLEEKISQIERDSERKLTEACNALEKANSELVEKVCKGHEIEFESWIWKSISERLKVDLEESRELRKQLEASLLAQVGVGQGIKKEKDDLIRLTKEKDQEILSLQQHMVTLEQELQARELRAVSSAEDSILQITREHDKVLEDLRREIDLLEEESLRRELEGAAYAHIGAERSFVREKENILQLVKEKDERIDGLMQVVRSMEEDFNGSLNSFSSELTEKQEHIKLVHEAWEKIASAEILAKLEIEEKKLMIAELEDDIHYIQEKLFSQQKSLSDSKQLALTIEAELEAKHLEMKNLTDQMEERLRTSEASVDELRTEKANLLEDIMKLSTEKDNLVGFIGGLNDSLGEFSSEDAQLMGILGRIVQSFDLSDSKGSNELYDCLKENKRSLPASPATKKTSSIFEERSPFRQLN, encoded by the coding sequence ATGGAGAAGGTTTATGAAGAGCTAGAGAAAGTCAAATTTGAGAACGAGAAGCTAAGGTCAGATTTAAAAAGCAAAGCTGAATTGTATGAGCACTTGAAGAAGTTCCAGAATGAGCAGTCAACAAAGCTCCACGAAGCGAGTTCAAAAATCGAGAAGCAGGCGCAACAACTTCttgaaaaagaggaagaaatcTCAGTGGTGACTCGAGCTAATGAAGATCTTAAATGCAATCTGAAAGAGAAAGAATCTATCATCAAGCATTTGAATGCTGCCAATGATAAGCTGAGAGCCGAGCGTGATGGGAAGAATCAGAAATGGGAGCAGGAAAATGGAAGGTTGGTATTGGCTTTAGATGAGGCGAATGAGAAGAGTATAGATCTAGAGAAAAAAATGGACATGCTTAAGGCAGAGATTGAAAGCCTCAAAGCTCAATTGTCGGTTTCGCAGAAGAAGCATTCAGAAGCAGAGAAAAAGGCCAAAAATCAGAAGGACCTGAGAGAAAGAGATGATTTGCTGGTCAAAGTAGAGGAAGACATGAAGAAGGTTGAACATCAGCTAAAATGGAAGAAGGAGCAGTTTAAACACCTAGAAGAAGCACATGACAGGCTCCGAAATCAGTTCAAGGAGAGTGAGAAAGAGTGGGAGAAAGAAAAATGTACTCTGTTCGATGAGATTTCTTCGCTGCAGACAAGACTAGATTCTCAGATCCGAATTACAGGAGATCTCCAAAGCCGGTTGCAGATGTGCAACCAATCCCTGGCTCATGAAGAGACCCGAAGAAAGTACCTGGAAGTTGAAATTTCAGAGTTCAAAACACGCTTTGAAAAGTCTTTTGCTGAATGCCAGGATGCAAAGTCTCAACTGGAGTGTTTGAATTCTCAGAGGGACAAAGAAGTTGCAACTCTGAGACATGTGTTGGGCACAAAGGAGTCCTTCTATAAAGAAATGGAATATCGAGCGGGGAAACTAGAGGAAGAAAATCAGGAGTTGTTGGCTTCTTTAAAAGAACTCCAGGAAGCTAGAATTCAAGAAGCTGGAAACTCCTCTTCTCTTTCAAAACTGAAAAACAAGCTCAAAAGTGTGGAGCAGATGCACAAGGATTGTTCATCGAATCTCAGGACTAAAGAAGCTGAATGGAATTCTCAACGGGAGGAAATGATGAAGAAATTAAATGATTACAGCTCTCAGTTAAAGACTAAAGATGCTGCACTTAACGTGCTTGAGACGGAACTTGAAAGTTGCCTTTCTTCAGCCGTTCAATTGAAATTGCAGAATGAGGAGATTTCCATAATGATGGTACTATTGAAGTCGGGGATGTTTGAGGCCCAACTGAAACTTGCAAATGCTGAGGCTGAGCTTGGTCTCCATCAGAAAGAGGGGGTGGAGAATCTTTCTATTCTGAGGCAGCAACTGGAGGTGAAAAATACTGCTCTGGCCAATGCTCAGAGAGACATTACCGAAGAACGTGAGAGGACAGCAATTTTATCCAGGAAGGTTGATAACTTAGCTCAACTCGAGGATAAGCATCAGCTGATGGAGAAAGAGGTCAATACATGCAAAACAATTCTCGAGGAATCATCCAAATGTCAACTTTGGTTGAAAGAGCAAGCTTTACAGATGGAGActgattcaaaagaaaaaatcagaGAAGTCTGTGATGCTTTAGATGTGGCAAATTCTCAACTGGCAGAAGAACAGGAGAAGGTAGCATCTTTGTTAAGCAGAGTTGAATCATTGGATCTTATTGAAGGACAGCGATTCCTGATGCAGAAAGAGCTTAAGAGGTATAAAGAAAGGCTTGAGGAGGCATCTAGGTGTCAAATACACTTGGAAGAGCAAGCTTTGCAGAGGGAAACTGAATCCAAAGAGAAGCTTAGCAAAGTTTGCAATGCGCTTGAAGCAGCAAAATCTGAATTGAGTAAAGAACGAGAGAGAGCAGTGTCTTTGACGAAAAGGGTTGAATCTTTGGATCTTATTGAAGGACAGCGATTCCTGATGCAGAAAGAGCTTGAGAGGTATAAAGAAAGGCTTGAGGAGGCATCTAGGTATCAAATACACTTGGAAGAGCAAGCTTTGCAGAGGGAAGCTGAATCCAAAGAGAAGCTTAGCGAAGTTTGCAATGCGCTTGAAGCAGCAAAATCTGAATTGAGTAAAGAACGAGAGAGGGCAGTGTCTTTGATGGAAAGGGTTGAATCTTTGGATCTTATTGAAGGACAGCGATTCCTGATGCAGAAAGAGCTTGAGAGGTATAAAGAAAGGCTTGAGGAGGCATCTAGGTGTCAAATACACTTGGAAGAGCAAGCTTTGCAGAGGGAAGCTGAATCCAAAGAGAAGCTTAGCGAAGTTTGCAATGCGCTTGAAGCAGCAAAATCTGAATTGAGTAAAGAACGAGAGAGGGCAGTGTCTTTGACAGAAAGGGTTGAATCTTTGGATCACCTTGAAGAGCAGTGGCTCCAGAAACAGGATGAGGTTGAGAGATACAAGAAAATGCTTGAGGAAGCATGTAGGAGTCAAAGTCAGTTAGAAGAGCAAGTTGGGCATATGAAAAAGGAATTTGGAGAGAAACTTGAAGCAGCTTTTGATGCTTTAGAAACTGTGAAATCTGAATTGGCTAAAGAACGTGAGAGGACAGCTTCTTTAATGAAGAGGGTTGAACAGTGGGCTCTGAGGCAGAAAGACCTTGACAAGTACAAGGAGAGGTTCGAGGAGTCATTTAGGTGCCAACTTCAACTAGAAGAGAAAATTTCTCAGATTGAAAGGGACTCGGAAAGGAAACTGACAGAAGCTTGCAATGCTCTGGAGAAAGCAAATTCTGAATTGGTTGAGAAAGTTTGTAAAGgacatgaaattgaatttgagtcATGGATATGGAAATCTATTTCTGAGAGATTAAAAGTTGACCTTGAAGAAAGTCGGGAATTGCGTAAACAACTAGAAGCTTCTCTTCTTGCGCAAGTAGGGGTTGGACAAGGTATCAAGAAAGAGAAAGATGACCTTATCCGTTTAACCAAAGAGAAAGATCAGGAAATTTTAAGCCTCCAACAGCATATGGTGACACTTGAGCAAGAGCTCCAAGCAAGAGAGTTAAGAGCAGTAAGTTCTGCAGAGGACAGCATTCTTCAAATCACAAGAGAACACGACAAGGTCTTGGAGGATCTTCGGAGAGAGATTGACTTGCTGGAAGAAGAATCACTCAGAAGGGAACTAGAAGGTGCTGCATATGCTCATATTGGTGCAGAGAGAAGTTTCGTGCGTGAGAAGGAGAACATTTTGCAGCTTGTAAAAGAGAAAGATGAGAGAATTGATGGTCTCATGCAGGTTGTAAGGTCAATGGAAGAGGATTTTAATGGCTCATTGAATTCCTTTTCCTCAGAGCTTACTGAGAAGCAGGAACATATTAAACTGGTCCATGAAGCTTGGGAGAAGATTGCCAGTGCTGAGATTCTGGCTAAGCTCGAAATCGAAGAGAAAAAGTTGATGATTGCGGAGTTGGAGGATGACATTCACTATATACAGGAGAAACTGTTTTCACAACAAAAATCCCTGTCTGATTCAAAGCAATTAGCATTAACTATAGAAGCTGAATTGGAAGCAAAGCATTTGGAAATGAAGAACTTGACTGATCAAATGGAGGAAAGGCTGAGAACATCAGAGGCTTCTGTTGATGAGCTTAGGACTGAAAAGGCAAATCTTCTCGAAGACATAATGAAGTTGTCTACAGAGAAAGACAATTTGGTTGGCTTTATTGGAGGCCTAAACGATAGCCTCGGTGAGTTCTCCAGTGAAGATGCTCAACTGATGGGAATCTTGGGAAGGATAGTGCAGTCTTTTGACCTCTCGGACTCAAAAGGTAGTAATGAACTTTATGACTGTCTGAAAGAGAATAAGAGGAGTCTTCCAGCTTCTCCAGCAACCAAAAAAACCAGCTCCATCTTCGAAGAAAGGTCACCATTTAGACAGCTCAACTAA
- the LOC105804142 gene encoding O-fucosyltransferase 39 gives MMRLNYQRHCYQLLRRKAMCGLFVLIFPLIFPCLFTPFTHASPSTFSEWNVPKPRHLRLLRSALQRERLTGEQSDLWAPLADQGWRPYLGSVNAPSLPQKSEGYLQVFLDGGLNQQRMGICDAVAVAKILNATLVIPHLEVNPVWQDSSSFMDIFDVDHFMNVLKDDIPIIKVLPDEFSWSTREYYATAIRGTRIKRAPVHASANWYLENVFPVLQSNGIAAISPFSHRLSFDNLPSEIQQLRCKVNFKALVFVPHIRALGDALVHRLRYPPGQSQASSTDYLRETTDQNGKQNPQKFVVLHLRFDKDMAAHSACDFGGGKAEKLALAKYRQTIWQGRVLNSQFTDKELRSQGRCPLTPEEVGLLLAALGFDNNTRLYLASHKVYGGEARISTLRNLFPLMEDKKSLASSAERVHIKGKASLLAAVDYHVGMHSDIFVSASPGNMHNALVGHRTFENMKTIRPNMVLLGQLFLNKNISWSQFRQAVVEGHQNRQGQLRLRKPKQSIYTYPAPDCMCHA, from the exons ATGATGAGATTAAATTATCAGAGGCATTGTTATCAGCTTCTTAGAAGAAAAGCAATGTGTGGGTTATTTGTGTTGATTTTCCCACTtatttttccttgtttatttACTCCATTCACCCATGCTTCTCCTTCTACGTTCTCG GAGTGGAATGTCCCTAAACCTAGGCATTTACGTTTACTCAGGAGTGCCTTACAGCGCGAACGT CTTACTGGGGAGCAATCTGATCTCTGGGCTCCTCTGGCTGACCAAGGGTGGAGACCATATCTTGGATCTGTAAATGCCCCTT CATTGCCACAGAAATCAGAAGGATATCTACAGGTATTTCTTGATGGGGGACTCAACCAGCAAAGAATGGGG ATATGTGATGCTGTTGCAGTTGCTAAAATACTGAACGCAACGCTTGTGATCCCGCATCTTGAAGTAAATCCTGTCTGGCAAGATTCAAG CTCATTCATGGATATATTTGATGTGGATCACTTTATGAATGTGTTGAAGGATGACATCCCGATCATCAAAGTGCTTCCTGATGAATTCTCGTGGAGCACAAGGGAGTATTATGCCACTGCTATTCGAGGCACCAGAATAAAAAGAGCACCTGTTCATGCATCTGCAAACTGGTATCTTGAAAACGTCTTTCCCGTACTGCAGAG TAATGGGATTGCTGCAATTTCTCCATTCTCTCACCGTTTGTCTTTTGACAACCTGCCGAGTGAGATCCAGCAACTACGATGTAAAGTCAATTTTAAAGCGCTTGTTTTTGTTCCGCACATTAGAGCACTGGGAGATGCCCTTGTCCATCGCCTAAGGTATCCTCCAGGTCAAAGTCAAGCAAGTAGCACTGACTATCTCAGGGAGACCACCGATCAAAATGGCAAACAAAATCCGCAAAAATTTGTTGTGTTACACCTTCGATTTGATAAG GATATGGCTGCCCATTCGGCCTGTGATTTCGGTGGGGGTAAGGCTGAAAAATTGGCTCTGGCCAAGTACCGGCAAACAATTTGGCAAGGAAGAGTTCTCAATTCACAGTTTACAGACAAAGAGTTGAGAAGTCAGGGGCGTTGCCCGTTGACTCCTGAAGAAGTCGGATTGCTGCTAGCAGCTTTGGGTTTCGACAATAATACCCGTCTTTATCTTGCCTCCCACAAG GTATATGGAGGGGAAGCTAGGATTTCCACATTACGAAACCTCTTCCCCTTGATGGAAGACAAAAAGAGCCTAGCCTCTTCGGCGGAAAGGGTCCATATAAAAGGAAAAGCTTCTTTGTTGGCTGCTGTTGATTACCATGTCGGGATGCATAGTGACATCTTTGTCTCAGCTTCTCCTGGGAATATGCACAATGCTTTG GTGGGGCATCGAACTTTTGAGAACATGAAGACCATAAGGCCAAATATGGTATTGTTGGGACAACTATTCCTTAACAAAAACATCAGTTGGTCGCAGTTCCGTCAGGCAGTGGTGGAAGGGCATCAAAACAGACAAGGGCAACTCAGGTTAAGGAAACCAAAACAGTCCATATATACATATCCTGCTCCTGATTGCATGTGCCATGCTTAA
- the LOC105804143 gene encoding uncharacterized protein LOC105804143 — MEGEEEKKLKEETKYKIFQIYKDFLTGVAKLDELVPVGGRLLTGFQQGLEFLLRPPIKKTSKLIENILKANETKRLKSYLEAGCINSHDRVENTSKLHTCLHGLHDHLIKVKSILNELECLLGVATTALQMANEHLSPLMDMESVVGLDPQESSGEDEMTSSRVREPEVTDYAAVMGIIYSMVKQDYTMQNKIVTSLNLKSSSEELESYSLMWSLRPYVNDQTMKLAWKLVP; from the exons ATGGAAggtgaagaagagaagaaattaaaagaagaaacgAAGTataagattttccaaatttataaagattttttGACAGG GGTGGCAAAGCTTGATGAATTGGTGCCTGTTGGAGGCAGACTACTTACGGGCTTTCAGCAAGGACTAG AGTTTCTTCTACGCCCTCCAATAAAGAAGACATCCAAGTTGATTGAGAACATTCTTAAAGCCAATGAAACCAAGAGGTTAAAGTCGTACCTTGAAGCTGGTTGTATTAACAGTCATGACCGTGTAGAAAATACGAGCAAGT TGCATACATGCCTACATGGACTACATGATCATTTGATTAAAG TGAAAAGCATACTGAATGAACTCGAATGCCTCTTGGGAGTTGCCACAACTGCACTACAAATGGCAAATGAACATTTATCTCCATTGATGGACATGGAATCTGTCGTCGGACTAGACCCACAAGAAAGTAGTGGAGAA GATGAGATGACTTCATCTCGTGTTCGAGAACCTGAAGTGACGGATTATGCTGCCGTCATGGGGATAATTTATAGTATGGTGAAGCAAGATTATACAATGCAG AATAAGATTGTTACTTCTTTAAACCTCAAGTCATCATCAGAAGAGCTAGAGAGCTATTCATTGATGTGGTCATTGCGACCTTACGTCAATGATCAAACTATGAAGCTAGCTTGGAAACTTGTTCCTTGA